A genomic window from Pecten maximus chromosome 4, xPecMax1.1, whole genome shotgun sequence includes:
- the LOC117326426 gene encoding uncharacterized protein LOC117326426 has product MVYQQESEKRLSELIDDSKNLTNEILPGFIEKLINILSTSADNQGGKRKAKKAKVSKEDMASKISRGHKANICNAWADYFEELSTPISHSDFDSDHEDLVTNDIETLTTMFENHNIKILPTITIEEVSNTIMSFKNGKSPDQEGISAEHLKYGGPTLTSILTIIINYIFKNLYIPDLLKAGIATPVLKKGKQNTDPNSYRKITVTNIIGKVIEKIHLQHNNSLILKQQSKLQKGFTKNEMPTAAALILTELITEANKTRSPLYVALMDAKKAFDILWHAGLLREMYNFGLTGDNWTFFKNWYEDVTSRINGKGEHQDLC; this is encoded by the exons ATGGTCTACCAACAAGAAAGTGAGAAAAGACTAAGTGAGCTCATTGATGACAGTAAAAATCTTACCAATGAAATTCTACCGGGGTTTATAGAAAAGTTAATCAACATACTATCAACATCTGCTGACAACCAAGGAGGCAAGCGCAAGGCAAAGAAAGCAAAGGTCAGTAAAGAGGACATGGCCTCCAAAATTAGCAGAGGCCACAAAGCAAA TATTTGTAATGCTTGGGCTGACTACTTCGAGGAGCTATCTACCCCAATATCCCATAGTGACTTCGACAGTGATCACGAGGACTTAGTAACAAATGACATTGAAACCTTAACAACGATGTTTGAGAATCACAACATCAAAATCTTACCAACCATAACCATAGAAGAAGTTTCAAACACTATAATGTCATTCAAAAACGGAAAATCACCAGACCAGGAAGGTATATCGGCTGAACACTTAAAGTATGGAGGCCCAACACTTACCTCCATTTTGACAATCATCATAAACTATATATTCAAGAACTTATATATACCGGATCTCCTGAAAGCTGGCATAGCTACACCTGTACTCAAAAAAGGAAAGCAAAACACAGATCCAAACTCGTATCGTAAAATAACAGTCACAAACATTATCGGGAAAGTAATTGAGAAGATACACCTCCAACATAACAACTCTTTAATACTGAAACAGCAATCCAAACTGCAGAAAGGATTCACGAAAAATGAAATGCCAACTGCTGCAGCACTCATACTTACTGAACTTATCACTGAAGCAAATAAAACCCGATCTCCACTGTACGTTGCACTAATGGACGCCAAGAAAGCATTCGACATCTTATGGCATGCTGGGCTATTACGTGAAATGTATAATTTCGGCCTAACTGGTGACAACTGGACATTCTTTAAGAACTGGTATGAAGACGTAACCTCGAGAATAAATGGAAAGGGAGAACATCAAGACCTGTGTTAG